In Chrysemys picta bellii isolate R12L10 chromosome 4, ASM1138683v2, whole genome shotgun sequence, the sequence cacggctaccactctgaaacctgtctactTTCTAAGATGAGCAAAAATAATGCAAGCATCTCTCCCCCTTAACCTTTGAAATCATTGCCAGAAGCAGACATTTTCTTATACCCaaggtattttattttttgagtgAAAAGTTTTTGTAGCAAGATGGGCTGTACTCAAAACAAAATTTATGAAAAATGGTCAACatacaattttgttttcatttaaaaattacatttttaaaatatttttgaaaaaatcaaaAGTATTGAAAATTTTATTGCAATTATATCAAAATTGAAAACAAGATTCAATAAACAAACGTATTTGTTCATCGGAATGGTAAGTGAAAAATGCTAGTAAGCATTTTGttaacattttcaattttgaCCAAAAAAGGATCCGTTTTGAACCTTTTGAAATAGTAATACTTTTTGTGACATTAAgttcattttccagccagctctgttcACTACCTCCTTAATTTTTGGTGTTTTGAATAAAATGGAACCAGGATTCACACAAATTTTAGACTCTGGGACTTCCTGAATAATTTTATTGCTTATAACCATCTCCCACATCTCCAGAATTAAATTTCCCAAGTTAATGGTTCTTACAAATCTGAGAGATCAAAGCATCTCCAAGGTACTATATAAACAGTGAACTCCtgacaactgaagtcaatggagttttgctgttgacttcaattgGGCTAAAATTTTTCCCATAATTTTCAGCTTGACAAAGTTAGTTTTGTGAGGGAATGGAGTTATACTGGGTACACAGATGTCCTTTGCTGTTGACTCCTCCAGGTTTTGGTGTGACAATAAGAGGAGGCTATTTTGCAAACCTGGTCTCGAAAATCCCCTCCTGCCAGGAAACAGAAGAGAGGGTTGATGCAAGTATTAAGGCTACACACTGCTACCTCTACAAAGAACACGGTGTCTGCATTCTCAATGGACCTATTGCCATTGGGCCACAATGCTCTTAAGAAGATGCAGGTGTTTCTTGACAGGTGGTAAGGGAAATAAAGGAGTGCAAAAATTATCAGAACAGAGTACATGAGCTTGGTGAGCTTACCCCTTTTCTGAAAGTGATGAAGGCCAGTCTTTTGCAGTGTCCTGACACTGCTGCAGTAACAGTAACAGATAGCAATGAAAGGCAGCAAGCAGCCAACCACCGTGCAGCACATGGAAAAGGGAAGCGTTATATAGGTGGAGCTGGAAAATACATAAAGAGAGCAAATAGTTTTGTTGTCTGGGCATATCTGGGTGCTGGCAACAAAGGGGACTGGCACACTGGCCAAGCTAGTTACTGCCCATATGGAGAGGGAAATCAGTAGTGACTGTTGTTTATTTAACAACCACAGAGACTTTAGCGGATGCACTATAGCCAAATAGCGATCCACACTCAGACAAGTGACAAAGTAGATGCTGCAATAATAGCAAACATGGTAAATTGTCCTGGTAATCTTACAAAGAGCATCTCCAAAGATCCAATGCAGCTGATTCAGATGGTAGTAGATCAGAAAGGGGAGGGTTAAGATCCAAGTGATGTCAGCCAAAACTAAGTTACAAAGGAAAATAGTGCTCCTGTTCCAGCGTTTCACCCGGAACACGAGGATCCAGATGACGGGCATGTTCAAAGTTAGTCCCACAGCCAGGATAAAGAGGAAGGTCCCTGGGATGAGAGTCCTCTGGATGGTGCCTAGGATGGTGCCAGAATTTCCACAGAAGTCTGCCTCTGCTTTCTGTCCAAATACAAAGCAAACTGGTTTCACTTAAGCTCAACATTACCTACTTAATAAAGTCTGTCCACCTCCCATCATATCCAAGATGAGATGTCTGAGCCTTCGCTCACTGGTCTTGTCATGACAAATAAATCATATCGTTCTGATCCATGTAGGGTGgtcagatagcaaatgtgaaaaatcgggacagggtggagggtaataggtacctatataagaaaaagtcccaaatatcggggctgtccctataaaatcgggacatctggtcaccctagatccatagcccactgaaatcaatagagacTGCCACTGACTTCTATACGCTTTAGATCAAGGCccataaggggggagggatagctcagtggtttgagcattggcctgctaaacccagggttgtgagttcaatccttgagggggccacttagggatctagggcaaaatcagtacttggtcctgctagtgaaggcagggggctggactcgatgacctttcaaggtcccttccagttctaggagatgggatgggatagtAACTCCAGGGCTGATTCATCTGTCATgtacactgatgtaactccactgacttcagtggacttaatCCTGATTTAAGACAGTGCAGACTAGAAGGCTAGCTTTTCTGACTCTTCATTGCGAAAGCGGGGCCAAAGTGAAAAGTATACGTTATTATTCATTTCACTGAATTCATATCCATGttgtgtttgctttctgtgaacTTCCAAGCAAACTAGTCTGCTGGTGGGAGTGTTCCCAGAAATAGcaaattttaagcaaatattggAGCATAATTGTTGTAAACACATTTTTAGTTTGTAGCTGTGACTATCTGCACCAAAACCTGTTTCTAGAAATTATGTTCAACCAATCAGGGGCCAAAAACATGCAGTGTAACCTATATGCCAAGTGAAAACTAGTCAACAAAGCTTGAATTTCATATACTAGAGATCCATAATGAACTATCTTCTTGTGAAAGGAGCTATGGACCAAAATGCACTCACAGAAATTACAATTTTGAATAGCAAATAGATTTGAGAAAACTGTGAGCAGACAGTTAATGAAGAGAAAAGGAGTGAAAATATACTTAATAAAGTAATCATCCACTGCTGTACACTCAAGTCACCAGGAAGACTTGAGAGCTAGAAGTTCTGGTTCATCAACAAGTGTCATTCTATATGGTCTTTTGTTCCCCTTGCTGTGACTATGTCTTTTAGCGAAGAATCCCTGGGGACTCAAGCTATCTGCAATCCCCAACTTGTATTTTATCCTCTCTCACATCAACGAGAGACAAGTCCCAGAGAAATTAGTGAGGGACCAGGACCTCTGGAATGGACTTTTCACTAGACTCCTGAAAAGAGATTTGCTAATTTATTCTCCTCTTATTCCACTGTATTCCCTTCCGCACATTGGGAAGTATGTTAATCCACAACTAGccacactgatttcaaagggagtacCTTTGGTGTAAATTATTGTTCCTCATGAGTACAGACATCACATTCTGGCCAGATGGACTACGTACCAAATATTCAGTCAGCCATAATTTGTTCAACATTTGATTCACTTAGTCATCTAGAAGCCTTGATTTGAAGCACACAATTGCAAGGACAAAATGAATCCACAATGATTCAATGCTCACAGAAATGGATACTATTATGCAAAAATCTGGCTCTAAAAATCAAATTAAACCTCAGTTCTTACCATAAGAAATGATCTACTTGTGTTAAATGTATAATATTAAAGACTGAAAcaattcccttcctcctcctcccccccctgcccATTTCTTGTATATTTTGTGGACTGTGCTCTATTTTCATTACTTTACCACCACCTGCCATACTGTATCAGGACTGCAAGGAAGAGATTCTAAAATGAGTTGTAAAAATCTGTATTtctaaacagaaaaaagaaagtgTTGCTTTGATGACAGTGTCGCTTCTTTACTTCATTTCTTGTGCTAAGAACTATAAACTGTGGATACCTTTTGCAGTAGTTAACTATAAAGTCCCAGAATTGCCCATGACTGCCTGGACTAGAGTAATTGTACTTAAACACTGAGTTAGGAAACTTCACACATCAAGCTTCATATGAAATCatgaacaccaccaccacccccaaaaaagAGAGACATGGCAAGCACTTACCTGGCCAGGTGTTCTCCCCATCCTCATCCCATACACTGTACTGTATACACTGCTGCAGTGAAACAGCAGCAGTGTATACAGCAATAAAGCTGTTTACTCCTGTAATTACCCACTTACTAAGGTAACTGCCCGGCTCCCTGACATGACAGATGTGTGAATAATATCACCGATATAATGGCTTTGCGTCTGcacaggaggaggggagggtgttcCATACATAGGCAGGTGTCTGATTACACTGGGTGGAAATCTGAAGTGTTTTTTTCCCAAAGCTGAAAGTGAGTCAAGATAGATTTTCTGTATGGTTCCAAATTCTGCCTTTGCTTCTAATTTCTTTCAGCTGCTagatgcaaaaaacaaaaaaccaaccccacCTTCCCCACAACCAGCCTTTTCTATGCATGCCCAGCTTCAATTCTTCCTGTTCATTATCCATAAGTTGGCTCCTCTGTCTTATTTTGTGTAGAAGAAAAGAGTGATTTACTGCCAGACTGTAGTTTGAATTTAAAACATCCTCCTGGCCATAAGATAACAAGCATTCTGTTGGTCCCTGAAGCAGGAACTTACCTTGTCTGGCTTGAAATCCATCGACTGCCTCAGTTTTGATGCaccgcctcagtttcccctcattgCCGAGATAATCAGTCTTCACACTGCAAGTGTTTTCTGAATAGCCCTCCCCTTCATAGTTCATTAACATaaagttcaaaatgacttttactTTTGAGATCATTCCCTTCATATGATTAGCTGATGACCTTCTGTTACATTTCAAAGAAATAGGTTTCCTGCTTTTTTGATTTTCCTGTCTCGCTCTCTAATATAATCACTGTGGCATCAATAAGTATAACACCAGCTGTGACTCTTTCCTCAGGACAGCCAGAACAGTGAGTCACTGTtttacccctctgcctcagcaaggcGTATGCTTTGCTGGGGCTTGGACTGTGTATCAGCTCCCTGTCCGCCTCACCCGCAAACTTGGAGAGACTCTGCTAGTCttaaccttgccttgcaggtaacagtcAGTGAACCTGTTTCCCCCTCAGAAACAtctctctgcagtgtccagtccctcacactggacactcacagaaatgattgtttgctgcctccaaagagacagtgaGCACTCCAGTCTCTCAGTTTAACTGAAGACTCACACTTTAACTCAAtataacagcactgagatggtttataGTAACACTAAGTTTAAGTTTagtaataaagaacagagatttaagtgatactaagtgagagaaaaagaaacaggTATGGTGCCAACACAAAACAATCTGTTTAGTGTGACTAAAACTCAATTTTAGCAAGTTGCAATCTTTGCCTAAGAAGTTTTCTCACTTACATCAAGTTTGCAGCATCTCCAGCCCTTCAGGATCCAACTCTAACAGAGTCAGAGGGGGTTGTCCCCTTTGGATAATTAAGCGGTTCGTTCCCCTTccttttatagtccagtaaacctttgaactGTATTCTTTACAAAGTAAATCCAGACAAagtttctctcccctgctggtaAATGCCATGCTGTCTTCCTCATCCTCTGGTCA encodes:
- the LOC112059263 gene encoding P2Y purinoceptor 1-like — protein: MRMGRTPGQKAEADFCGNSGTILGTIQRTLIPGTFLFILAVGLTLNMPVIWILVFRVKRWNRSTIFLCNLVLADITWILTLPFLIYYHLNQLHWIFGDALCKITRTIYHVCYYCSIYFVTCLSVDRYLAIVHPLKSLWLLNKQQSLLISLSIWAVTSLASVPVPFVASTQICPDNKTICSLYVFSSSTYITLPFSMCCTVVGCLLPFIAICYCYCSSVRTLQKTGLHHFQKRGKLTKLMYSVLIIFALLYFPYHLSRNTCIFLRALWPNGNRSIENADTVFFVEVAVCSLNTCINPLFCFLAGGDFRDQVCKIASSYCHTKTWRSQQQRTSVYPV